One Antarctobacter heliothermus DNA segment encodes these proteins:
- a CDS encoding alpha/beta hydrolase — MTLLARSILFTICACVAVIPVPGRAQDISRVVALDTLAGSDPFQALQQVDIAMRDPLVLGTPPQMRILVDLMQLRADLLDGLGYVQASDAWADLARTRAFARTELGEDPVPAYLKAAQIYEAQSALASARTMIEAAITAEQETGRSDDALIDLYKELVRLADLLGDAEAAENARAMLKALGSPSLETAFGTDDGGFHAVDVFYATDRARTGATHPARFYGGERGDRLELGIATVTIPDSHVAGRVEKPSIWRLEFRATPSKHVLLKSVEPVDPDSFFGKLQDEFAEEDQRDLLLFIHGYNTSFEYAAQRTAQMVHDMGNDTVPVLFSWPSRDTTIGYNADAAVVRLSGRRLARFMEDLVLRSGARSINVVAHSMGNRALTDALEIMALKRDARPGDAPILDQVMFAAPDVDADLFSEMAGTFAPLAQRMTLYASSTDWALVSSGKLHGSAPRAGLGGDILLTHPALDSIDMSSLGDDMLAHNYFSNDSSALVDIMTLFWQDVPPERRCGLQAREARNGTVWEYREGVCPSNDLIGVISNAQAKHLRTSDEIRLLVFDLLTDQTRVDRVMSVLERILLAIR, encoded by the coding sequence ATGACATTGCTGGCTCGATCCATCCTTTTCACGATCTGCGCCTGCGTGGCGGTAATACCGGTGCCCGGTCGGGCACAGGACATCAGCCGGGTTGTCGCACTTGACACACTGGCCGGCAGTGATCCGTTTCAGGCGCTGCAACAGGTCGACATCGCCATGCGCGACCCGCTGGTGTTGGGCACGCCACCACAAATGCGCATTCTTGTCGATCTCATGCAATTGCGCGCCGACCTGCTGGACGGGCTGGGCTATGTTCAGGCCAGCGACGCGTGGGCCGATCTGGCGCGAACCCGCGCCTTTGCCCGGACCGAATTGGGTGAGGACCCGGTGCCCGCCTATCTCAAGGCCGCCCAGATCTATGAGGCGCAAAGCGCGCTGGCCTCGGCCCGCACCATGATCGAGGCCGCGATTACGGCCGAACAGGAAACTGGCCGCAGCGACGACGCGCTAATCGACCTTTACAAGGAACTGGTGCGGCTGGCCGACCTTCTGGGCGATGCAGAGGCCGCTGAAAACGCGCGCGCCATGCTAAAGGCGCTCGGCAGCCCATCGCTGGAAACCGCTTTTGGCACCGACGATGGCGGGTTTCACGCGGTTGACGTCTTTTATGCCACCGATCGCGCCCGCACAGGGGCAACCCATCCCGCCCGCTTTTATGGCGGCGAACGGGGCGACCGCCTGGAATTGGGCATTGCCACGGTGACCATTCCCGACAGCCATGTTGCCGGCCGGGTTGAAAAGCCGTCGATCTGGCGGCTGGAATTTCGTGCCACTCCGTCCAAGCACGTTTTGCTGAAATCGGTCGAGCCGGTGGACCCCGACAGCTTCTTTGGCAAGTTGCAGGACGAATTTGCCGAAGAGGATCAGCGTGATCTCTTGCTGTTCATTCACGGCTACAACACCAGCTTTGAATATGCCGCCCAGCGCACGGCGCAGATGGTGCATGACATGGGCAATGACACGGTGCCGGTGCTGTTTTCATGGCCTTCGCGCGATACAACCATCGGCTACAACGCCGATGCGGCGGTGGTGCGTCTGTCCGGGCGCCGTCTGGCCCGCTTCATGGAGGATCTGGTGCTGCGGTCCGGAGCGCGGTCGATCAACGTGGTGGCGCATTCCATGGGCAACCGCGCTCTGACCGATGCGCTGGAGATCATGGCGCTGAAGCGCGATGCGCGCCCCGGCGACGCGCCGATCCTGGATCAGGTGATGTTTGCAGCGCCCGACGTCGACGCCGATCTGTTCAGCGAGATGGCGGGCACCTTTGCCCCCTTGGCGCAGCGCATGACGCTTTATGCTTCTTCGACCGATTGGGCGCTGGTGTCGTCGGGCAAGCTGCACGGCTCTGCCCCGCGTGCGGGTCTGGGCGGCGACATCCTGCTGACGCACCCTGCCCTCGACAGCATCGACATGTCGTCGCTGGGCGACGACATGCTGGCGCACAACTATTTCTCCAACGACAGCTCCGCGCTGGTCGATATCATGACCCTGTTCTGGCAGGACGTCCCGCCCGAACGGCGCTGCGGCCTGCAGGCGCGTGAGGCCCGCAACGGCACCGTCTGGGAATACCGCGAGGGCGTCTGCCCGTCGAACGACCTCATCGGGGTGATCTCGAACGCGCAGGCCAAACATCTGCGCACCAGCGATGAGATCCGTTTGCTGGTGTTTGATCTGCTGACGGATCAGACCCGGGTGGATCGTGTCATGAGCGTGCTGGAACGCATTCTGCTGGCCATTCGCTGA
- the rpsU gene encoding 30S ribosomal protein S21, which translates to MQVSVRDNNVDQALRALKKKLQREGVFREMKLKQHFEKPSEKKAREKAEAIRRARKLARKKAQREGML; encoded by the coding sequence ATGCAGGTCAGTGTTCGTGACAACAATGTCGATCAGGCGCTCCGCGCTCTGAAGAAAAAGCTGCAGCGCGAAGGCGTGTTCCGCGAAATGAAGCTTAAGCAACATTTCGAGAAGCCGTCCGAAAAGAAAGCCCGTGAAAAGGCCGAGGCAATCCGCCGCGCCCGCAAGCTGGCTCGTAAAAAGGCCCAGCGCGAAGGCATGCTGTAA
- a CDS encoding COQ9 family protein: protein MPDITDRILDAALLHVPFDGWSEPSFRAAVADADVDPVVAQGLFPRGAVDLAVAYHKRGDADMLRRIAGADLAEMRFRDRVVFAVRARIEAAEDREAVRRGTTLFALPPYAPDGARLIWGTADAIWTALGDTSRDFNWYTKRATLSAVYSSTVLYWLGDDSLGNDPTWAFLDRRIEDVMRFEKVKGQLRENRLFGALTAGPAKILERVKAPSGVDADLPGGTPSR, encoded by the coding sequence ATGCCCGATATCACCGACAGGATTCTGGACGCCGCGCTGCTGCATGTGCCTTTTGACGGCTGGTCAGAGCCCAGCTTTCGCGCCGCCGTGGCCGACGCTGATGTCGACCCGGTGGTGGCGCAGGGGCTTTTCCCGCGCGGGGCCGTCGATCTGGCGGTGGCCTATCACAAACGGGGTGACGCGGACATGTTGCGCCGAATCGCGGGCGCGGACCTTGCAGAGATGCGGTTTCGGGATCGCGTTGTCTTTGCCGTGCGCGCCCGGATCGAGGCTGCGGAGGATCGCGAGGCGGTGCGCCGGGGTACAACGTTGTTTGCGTTGCCGCCCTATGCGCCGGATGGCGCGCGGCTGATCTGGGGGACGGCGGATGCGATCTGGACCGCGCTGGGCGACACATCGCGGGATTTTAACTGGTACACCAAGCGAGCGACGCTGTCGGCGGTCTATTCCTCGACGGTGCTGTACTGGCTGGGGGACGATTCGCTGGGCAATGATCCGACATGGGCCTTTTTGGATCGCCGGATCGAGGATGTGATGCGGTTCGAAAAGGTGAAGGGGCAGCTGCGCGAGAACCGCCTGTTCGGCGCTTTGACAGCGGGGCCTGCGAAGATCCTTGAACGGGTCAAGGCTCCGTCGGGTGTGGATGCGGATCTGCCCGGCGGCACGCCATCCCGCTGA
- a CDS encoding NAD(P)H-quinone oxidoreductase, whose protein sequence is MSDTMRAIEITEPGGPEVLKLTTRPVPQPAAGQVVIKVAYAGVNRPDALQRAGNYAPPAGASDLPGLEASGEVVAMGAGVDGLSLGDTVCALLPGGGYAEYVATPAAHCLPVPKGMGLKEAACLPETFFTVWSNVFQRGGLQAGERFLVHGGSSGIGTTAIQLAAHFGARVFATAGSEAKCQACRDLGAERAINYREEDFVEVMRAAGGANLILDMVGGEYLPRNVKALADDGRLVQIAFLQGPKVALNFAQVMMRRLTITGSTLRPQSDLAKARIADALRAQVWPLLDAGLVAPVMDSAFPLDEAAAAHARMESSGHIGKIVLKVGD, encoded by the coding sequence ATGTCCGACACCATGCGCGCCATCGAGATCACCGAGCCGGGCGGCCCGGAGGTTCTGAAACTGACAACGCGGCCCGTGCCGCAGCCCGCCGCAGGGCAGGTGGTCATCAAGGTTGCCTATGCCGGGGTCAATCGCCCCGACGCGCTGCAACGCGCGGGCAACTATGCGCCGCCGGCGGGGGCCTCTGACCTGCCGGGGCTTGAAGCCTCGGGAGAGGTGGTTGCGATGGGGGCCGGGGTGGACGGGCTATCGCTGGGCGACACGGTCTGCGCGCTGCTGCCCGGGGGCGGATACGCGGAATACGTCGCGACCCCTGCGGCGCATTGCCTGCCGGTGCCCAAGGGGATGGGGCTAAAAGAGGCCGCTTGCCTGCCCGAGACGTTCTTCACCGTCTGGTCGAACGTGTTTCAGCGCGGCGGTTTGCAGGCGGGGGAGCGTTTCCTTGTGCATGGCGGGTCCAGTGGAATCGGGACGACGGCGATCCAATTGGCCGCGCATTTCGGGGCGCGTGTCTTTGCCACCGCTGGGTCCGAGGCCAAGTGTCAGGCCTGCCGCGATCTGGGGGCAGAGCGGGCGATCAACTATCGCGAAGAAGATTTCGTCGAGGTGATGCGCGCGGCGGGCGGTGCCAACCTGATCCTCGACATGGTGGGGGGCGAGTATCTGCCGCGCAACGTCAAGGCCCTGGCCGATGACGGGCGGTTGGTGCAGATCGCGTTTTTGCAAGGGCCGAAGGTGGCGCTTAACTTTGCGCAGGTCATGATGCGGCGGCTGACGATCACCGGCAGCACCCTGCGCCCGCAAAGCGATCTGGCCAAGGCGCGCATCGCCGACGCGTTGCGCGCGCAGGTCTGGCCACTTCTGGATGCTGGGCTGGTGGCCCCAGTTATGGACAGCGCGTTCCCGTTGGATGAGGCCGCCGCTGCGCATGCGCGGATGGAAAGCTCGGGCCATATCGGGAAGATCGTTTTGAAGGTGGGCGACTAG
- a CDS encoding DUF2189 domain-containing protein, with protein MTQTIGNPGSWLAQAFGLAGRHAARSTQNLGGVEVAAPPRIRELTAEDLRESLEAGWRDFQACRTDVMFLVLLYPIIGLVLAVSAHHLSLIPLIFPMIAGFALLGPVTAVGVYEISRRREEGEDIGWLGALKVLERPRFAAIVVMGLYLAVIFCLWLVLAAHLYGITLGPDMPASPGAFIDSLMTGPGLLMIVLGCGIGGVFALTVLATSVVSFPLLLDRSVGLPMAVQTSLRVTRQNPKVILTWGAIVTAGLVLGSLPFLLGLVIVLPVLGHATWHLYRRAVV; from the coding sequence ATGACACAGACAATTGGAAACCCCGGCAGTTGGCTGGCGCAGGCCTTTGGTCTTGCCGGTCGCCACGCGGCACGTTCAACGCAAAACCTTGGCGGGGTCGAGGTCGCCGCCCCGCCGCGCATCCGTGAACTCACCGCAGAGGACCTGCGCGAGTCGCTGGAGGCAGGTTGGCGCGACTTTCAGGCCTGCCGCACAGACGTCATGTTCCTCGTCCTGCTCTATCCGATCATCGGACTTGTCCTTGCGGTCTCGGCGCATCACCTGTCGCTGATACCGCTGATCTTTCCAATGATCGCAGGCTTTGCCCTGCTCGGCCCGGTCACGGCCGTCGGCGTGTATGAGATCAGCCGCCGCCGGGAAGAGGGCGAAGACATCGGCTGGCTCGGCGCGCTCAAGGTGCTGGAACGGCCGCGCTTTGCCGCCATCGTCGTAATGGGGCTCTACCTGGCGGTGATTTTTTGCCTTTGGCTCGTGCTGGCAGCGCATCTTTATGGAATAACGCTTGGGCCGGATATGCCCGCCTCACCCGGGGCGTTCATCGACAGCCTGATGACGGGTCCCGGACTGCTGATGATCGTTCTGGGCTGCGGCATCGGCGGCGTTTTTGCCCTGACGGTACTGGCCACCAGCGTGGTGTCCTTCCCGCTGCTGCTAGACCGCAGCGTGGGACTGCCGATGGCTGTACAGACCTCGCTCCGTGTGACACGACAGAACCCCAAGGTGATCCTGACATGGGGGGCGATCGTGACCGCCGGACTGGTACTGGGCAGCCTGCCCTTCCTGCTTGGGCTGGTGATCGTCCTGCCGGTGCTCGGCCACGCCACTTGGCACCTCTATCGCCGCGCGGTCGTGTAA
- the hemC gene encoding hydroxymethylbilane synthase translates to MTDLPTPQSPLKLGTRGSPLALAQAHETRDRLAAAFGLPMDAFEIVVIKTTGDDRSMIDADRPLKEIGNKGLFTKEIEEAMLAGRIDIAVHSMKDMPTEQPAGLVLDCYLPREDVRDAFICPDADSLHDLPQGAVVGTSSLRRRAQLLHRRPDLHVVEFRGNLQTRLKKLNEGVARATFLACAGLNRLGMSHVPQSPISADDMLPAVAQGAIGIERRADDTRTQDMLAAIHDTPTALRLAAERAFLAALDGSCETPIAALAEQTGDTLRLRGEILKTDGSAAYAGEITGPVGTGAEMGRSLAADLLAQGGPGFFTH, encoded by the coding sequence ATGACCGATCTGCCCACACCCCAATCCCCGCTGAAACTCGGCACCCGCGGCTCTCCGCTGGCACTGGCCCAGGCCCATGAAACCCGTGACCGTCTGGCCGCCGCCTTTGGCCTGCCGATGGACGCGTTCGAAATCGTGGTGATCAAGACCACCGGCGACGACCGCAGCATGATCGACGCCGACCGCCCTCTGAAGGAGATCGGCAACAAGGGCCTGTTCACCAAAGAGATCGAAGAGGCGATGCTGGCAGGCCGGATCGACATCGCCGTGCATTCGATGAAGGACATGCCGACGGAACAGCCTGCCGGTCTTGTGTTGGACTGCTACCTGCCGCGCGAAGACGTGCGCGATGCCTTTATCTGTCCCGATGCGGATAGCCTGCATGACCTGCCACAAGGCGCGGTTGTCGGCACCTCGTCCCTGCGCCGCCGCGCGCAATTGCTGCACCGCCGCCCTGACCTGCACGTGGTCGAGTTTCGCGGCAACCTGCAGACCCGACTGAAAAAGCTGAATGAGGGCGTGGCGCGCGCCACTTTCCTTGCCTGCGCGGGCCTGAACCGGCTGGGCATGAGCCATGTGCCGCAAAGCCCGATTTCAGCCGACGACATGCTTCCCGCCGTGGCACAGGGGGCCATCGGCATTGAACGCCGCGCCGACGATACCCGCACGCAAGACATGCTGGCCGCGATCCACGACACGCCCACTGCCCTGCGGCTGGCCGCCGAACGCGCCTTCCTCGCCGCACTTGATGGCTCTTGCGAAACCCCCATCGCGGCGCTGGCCGAACAGACCGGCGACACCTTGCGCCTGCGTGGCGAGATCCTGAAAACCGATGGCTCGGCGGCCTACGCCGGCGAAATCACCGGCCCCGTCGGCACCGGGGCAGAGATGGGCCGCTCCCTTGCTGCCGACCTTCTGGCACAGGGCGGTCCGGGTTTTTTCACCCACTGA
- the hemE gene encoding uroporphyrinogen decarboxylase has translation MTKTILRALAGETLPTPPIWMMRQAGRYLPEYKATRAEAGDFLSLCYNPELATEATLQPIRRYGFDAAILFADILLLPQALGMDLWFVTGEGPRLSTITSDADFDKLGRGEMIHDTLNPIYQTVRNLSGALPSETTLIGFAGAPWTVATYMIAGQGTKDQGPAHALKAENRALFEKIIDRLTEATIDYLSEQVKAGAEVVKLFDSWAGSLTDEDFDRYALEPARIITQELKRRHPGLPVIAFPRQAGDKYIGFHQASGADCVAVDDSVTPEWAAEHVQVSGCVQGNLASSHMVTGGDALVAETQRVVQAFRNGPHIFNLGHGITPDADPENVQLMIDTVRGM, from the coding sequence ATGACCAAGACGATCCTGCGGGCCCTTGCGGGCGAGACACTGCCGACTCCGCCGATCTGGATGATGCGTCAGGCGGGGCGTTATCTGCCGGAGTACAAGGCGACGCGGGCCGAGGCGGGGGATTTCCTGTCGCTGTGCTACAACCCGGAGCTGGCGACAGAGGCGACCTTGCAGCCGATCCGGCGCTATGGCTTTGACGCGGCGATCCTGTTTGCCGATATCCTGCTGTTGCCGCAGGCGCTGGGCATGGACCTGTGGTTCGTGACCGGCGAGGGGCCACGCCTGTCGACAATTACCTCGGACGCGGATTTCGACAAGCTGGGTCGGGGCGAGATGATCCACGACACGCTGAACCCGATCTATCAGACGGTGCGCAACCTGTCGGGGGCGCTGCCGTCAGAGACGACGCTGATTGGCTTTGCGGGGGCGCCGTGGACGGTGGCGACCTATATGATCGCGGGGCAGGGGACCAAGGATCAGGGCCCCGCCCATGCGCTGAAGGCAGAAAACCGCGCGCTGTTCGAAAAGATCATCGACCGGCTGACCGAGGCAACGATTGATTACCTGTCAGAGCAGGTGAAGGCGGGGGCAGAGGTGGTCAAGCTGTTCGATAGCTGGGCCGGGTCGCTGACGGATGAGGATTTTGATCGTTACGCGCTGGAACCGGCGCGCATCATCACACAAGAGTTGAAGCGGCGGCATCCGGGTCTGCCGGTCATCGCCTTCCCGCGTCAGGCGGGCGACAAATACATCGGTTTCCATCAGGCGTCCGGCGCGGATTGCGTCGCGGTGGATGACAGCGTGACGCCGGAGTGGGCGGCGGAGCATGTGCAGGTGTCGGGCTGTGTGCAGGGCAACCTTGCCTCGTCACATATGGTCACGGGCGGCGATGCGTTGGTCGCGGAAACGCAGCGCGTGGTGCAGGCCTTCCGCAACGGGCCGCATATCTTCAACCTTGGTCACGGGATCACGCCGGATGCAGACCCCGAGAACGTGCAGTTGATGATTGATACCGTGCGCGGGATGTAA
- a CDS encoding YeeE/YedE family protein produces MDIVPLIDRIGENPTSALFGLITGVIFGVAAQRSRFCLRAATVEFARGMMRDKVAVWLLTFSTAVVWVQGAQLLGLLDTSDARMMAVPGSWSGAIIGGLLFGAGMVLARGCSGRLLVLAATGNLRSVVSGLIFAVVAQMSLTGWLSPVRDKLAALWITGGGRNMDLLAAAHLPRVAGLVIGLMIALLALELSRRNRIGFARLVFASGVGFAAAVGYGLTYALSQVAFGPVQIESLTFTGPSANTLMFFLDRNSVLEFDIGLVPGVVLGSFLAAAATRELKFQGFEGPTPMRNAMIGAVLMGFGGMLAGGCAIGAGVSGGSIFAGTAWLALFCMWIGGMSMDAILGGRGQPAHI; encoded by the coding sequence ATGGATATCGTTCCCCTGATCGACCGCATCGGTGAGAACCCGACCTCGGCGCTGTTTGGTCTGATCACCGGAGTGATCTTTGGCGTCGCGGCACAACGCTCGCGCTTTTGCCTGCGCGCGGCCACGGTCGAATTCGCGCGCGGCATGATGCGGGACAAGGTGGCGGTCTGGTTGCTGACCTTCTCCACCGCCGTGGTCTGGGTGCAGGGCGCGCAACTGCTGGGCCTTCTCGACACATCCGACGCCCGCATGATGGCGGTGCCGGGCAGTTGGTCCGGTGCGATCATTGGCGGGCTGCTGTTTGGCGCGGGCATGGTGCTGGCGCGCGGCTGTTCGGGCCGCCTGCTGGTGCTGGCGGCGACGGGAAACCTGCGGTCTGTCGTGTCCGGACTGATCTTTGCGGTGGTGGCGCAGATGTCGCTGACCGGCTGGCTGTCACCCGTTCGGGACAAGCTGGCGGCGCTTTGGATCACCGGCGGCGGGCGCAACATGGACCTGCTGGCCGCCGCCCACCTGCCCCGAGTGGCCGGGCTGGTGATCGGCCTCATGATCGCCCTTCTGGCACTGGAACTCAGCCGCCGTAACCGGATCGGATTTGCGCGCCTTGTCTTTGCCTCAGGCGTCGGGTTTGCCGCCGCCGTGGGCTATGGCCTGACCTATGCCCTCAGTCAGGTCGCGTTTGGGCCGGTGCAGATCGAAAGCCTGACCTTTACCGGACCCTCGGCCAATACGCTGATGTTCTTCCTCGACCGCAATTCGGTACTGGAGTTCGACATCGGATTGGTGCCGGGGGTGGTGCTGGGGTCGTTCCTTGCCGCCGCCGCAACCCGCGAGTTGAAGTTTCAGGGCTTTGAAGGGCCAACACCGATGCGCAACGCCATGATCGGCGCGGTGCTGATGGGCTTTGGCGGGATGCTGGCAGGCGGTTGCGCCATCGGCGCGGGCGTCTCTGGCGGGTCGATCTTTGCGGGCACCGCATGGCTGGCGCTGTTCTGCATGTGGATCGGCGGGATGAGCATGGACGCCATTCTGGGTGGGCGGGGACAACCCGCCCACATCTGA
- a CDS encoding MFS transporter produces the protein MMAPVSLNDAHQLPLWRRPAALLTLMAIAMPLSFATWSALLNNFVIEAANFDGKDIGVLHTVREIPGFLAIGVIAVLLVMREQVLALVSLALLAVATALTAMFPSMGGLLFITLLSSIGFHYYETVNQSLQLQWLPKDRAPQMLGWLIAAGSAATLIAYGAIVLTWQAWELSYNFVYMVSGGLTLVIVAFCALAYPQFESPNPQVKKFILRRRYWLYYALQFMSGARRQIFVVFAGFMMVERFGFEVHEVTALYLINLVANMVIGPVFGRAVFKFGERNTLIFEYVGLTVVFLLYGGIYWFGWGVILAATLYVIDHLFFAMALALKTYFQKIADPGDIAPTAAVAFTINHIAAVFLPFLLGYLWLISPGAVFGLAAGMALVSLALAMMIPRHPEPGNETVFGGVMAAPAE, from the coding sequence ATTATGGCTCCTGTTTCCCTGAATGACGCGCACCAGTTACCACTGTGGCGGCGTCCCGCAGCCTTGTTGACGCTTATGGCGATCGCAATGCCGCTGTCGTTCGCCACTTGGTCGGCGCTGCTCAACAACTTTGTTATCGAAGCTGCGAATTTCGATGGCAAGGACATCGGCGTACTGCACACGGTGCGCGAGATTCCCGGCTTTTTGGCCATCGGCGTGATCGCCGTGCTGTTGGTGATGCGCGAACAGGTGCTGGCGTTGGTGTCATTGGCGCTGTTGGCCGTGGCTACGGCGCTGACTGCGATGTTTCCCAGCATGGGCGGGCTGCTGTTCATCACCCTGCTCAGTTCCATCGGTTTTCACTACTACGAGACGGTGAACCAGAGCCTGCAATTGCAATGGCTGCCCAAGGATCGCGCGCCGCAGATGCTGGGCTGGCTGATTGCCGCCGGCTCTGCGGCCACGCTGATCGCCTATGGTGCCATCGTGCTGACATGGCAGGCTTGGGAGCTGTCCTATAATTTCGTCTACATGGTGTCGGGTGGGCTGACGCTGGTCATTGTCGCATTCTGCGCGCTGGCCTATCCGCAATTCGAAAGCCCCAACCCGCAGGTCAAAAAGTTCATCCTGCGCCGCCGGTACTGGCTGTATTACGCGCTGCAGTTCATGTCGGGCGCGCGGCGGCAGATCTTTGTCGTCTTTGCCGGGTTCATGATGGTCGAGCGGTTCGGGTTCGAAGTGCATGAGGTCACGGCGCTGTATCTGATCAACCTTGTCGCCAACATGGTGATCGGCCCGGTCTTTGGCCGCGCGGTGTTCAAGTTCGGGGAACGCAACACGCTGATTTTTGAATACGTCGGCCTGACTGTGGTGTTCCTGCTGTATGGCGGGATCTACTGGTTTGGATGGGGCGTGATCCTTGCCGCCACGCTGTATGTGATCGACCACCTGTTTTTCGCCATGGCGCTGGCGCTGAAAACCTACTTCCAGAAGATCGCCGATCCGGGGGATATCGCCCCCACCGCCGCCGTGGCCTTTACCATCAACCATATCGCGGCGGTCTTTCTGCCGTTTTTGCTGGGCTACCTCTGGCTGATCTCACCCGGGGCAGTGTTCGGTCTTGCCGCTGGTATGGCGCTGGTCAGTCTGGCGCTTGCGATGATGATCCCGCGCCACCCGGAACCGGGCAATGAAACAGTTTTTGGCGGGGTCATGGCGGCCCCGGCCGAGTAG
- a CDS encoding MATE family efflux transporter: MAAGPTQTDGRFLTGSTLGHVVRMTLTGAAGITFVFIVDAANLFWVSQLGQPILMAAIGYAFAIQFFTVSIGVGLMVGTTALVSRSIGRGERALAREQGAAGMLLTFLVQAVTAGTVVAFRRDFLGNVGASGEVLDLAARYVALSMPSLAIMAVGLCGSAVLRADGLARQAMMVTMGGGIIMLGVDPVLIYVLEMGLDGAALSVWIFRGIMAGLAIWYAGFRHGLLARPSLVLLVRHAPALLRVAVPAIVTQMATPFGNFLLTGFIAAYGDNAVAAWAVINRLTVVAFGGLFSLAGAIGGIFGQNFGARQFDRLRQTYRDAALFCVCYAGVVWLILMALTGTIAKGFGLTAEGATVLRAFTQIGALSFTLGGLLFVSNAAVNTLGRPLWASVLSWLRDGLLLWPAAVWLTAGYAAEGVVYAQALVGAVMGIVAGGLGWRYVRTIGDGPLPKVNLRERRAWRDPNRWRRR, translated from the coding sequence ATGGCAGCAGGCCCCACGCAGACGGACGGGCGGTTTCTGACCGGGTCCACGCTGGGCCATGTGGTCCGCATGACCCTGACCGGGGCGGCCGGGATTACCTTTGTGTTTATCGTCGATGCGGCGAACCTGTTCTGGGTGTCGCAACTGGGGCAGCCGATCCTGATGGCGGCCATCGGCTATGCCTTTGCCATCCAGTTCTTTACCGTCTCCATCGGCGTCGGGCTGATGGTTGGCACCACGGCACTGGTATCGCGCAGTATCGGGCGCGGTGAACGGGCGTTGGCGCGCGAACAGGGCGCGGCGGGGATGCTGCTGACCTTTCTGGTACAGGCCGTCACGGCGGGCACGGTGGTTGCGTTCCGGCGCGATTTTCTGGGCAACGTTGGTGCCAGTGGCGAGGTGCTGGATCTGGCCGCGCGCTATGTGGCGCTGTCGATGCCGTCGCTGGCGATCATGGCCGTGGGCCTGTGTGGCAGTGCTGTGCTGCGTGCCGACGGGCTGGCGCGGCAGGCGATGATGGTCACCATGGGCGGCGGGATTATCATGCTGGGCGTCGACCCGGTGCTTATCTATGTGCTGGAGATGGGGCTGGATGGTGCCGCGCTCAGTGTCTGGATCTTTCGCGGCATTATGGCCGGGTTGGCGATCTGGTACGCGGGGTTTCGACACGGGCTGCTGGCGCGGCCCTCGCTGGTCCTGTTGGTGCGCCACGCGCCCGCGTTGCTGCGGGTGGCGGTGCCTGCCATCGTGACGCAAATGGCCACGCCTTTCGGGAACTTCCTGTTGACCGGCTTTATCGCGGCCTATGGCGACAACGCGGTTGCGGCCTGGGCGGTGATCAACCGCCTGACGGTGGTGGCCTTTGGCGGGCTGTTCTCACTTGCGGGGGCGATTGGCGGCATCTTTGGCCAGAACTTTGGCGCGCGGCAGTTCGACCGCTTGCGCCAGACCTATCGGGACGCGGCGCTGTTTTGCGTCTGCTACGCGGGCGTCGTCTGGCTGATCTTGATGGCGCTGACGGGGACGATTGCCAAGGGCTTCGGGCTGACGGCAGAGGGGGCCACGGTGCTGCGCGCCTTTACCCAGATCGGCGCGTTGTCCTTTACCCTTGGCGGGCTGCTGTTCGTGTCCAATGCTGCGGTCAATACGCTGGGTCGGCCGCTGTGGGCCTCTGTCCTCAGTTGGCTGCGCGATGGGCTGTTGTTGTGGCCTGCCGCAGTCTGGTTGACGGCGGGTTATGCGGCAGAGGGCGTGGTTTATGCGCAGGCGCTGGTTGGCGCGGTCATGGGCATTGTGGCCGGGGGATTGGGCTGGCGTTATGTCCGGACAATTGGCGACGGCCCGCTGCCAAAGGTCAACCTGCGGGAGCGGCGCGCATGGCGCGATCCCAATCGCTGGCGGCGGCGCTAG